Within Bacteroidales bacterium, the genomic segment GAATCAAAAGAAATGAAAAAATTTAAAAAGGCATTGAAGAAAGCTCAAAAAAAATATTTAGCTGATGAAAGGAAAAAGAAAAATTAATAAATTAATATTTAGATAGTTAGCAAATGTTATTAACCAACTGTTTTAATTAGCCTATAACCTAAAAGATTTTTCTTGCTATACCTTTTTATATTTACCTAATCGTCCTGATTCCCACCTAGTACATAAATAGAAGTTTCAGTTTGTTTCAGGTAGAATCCTACATGACCACCAGACCCTCTTTTAAAAATAACGACGCATCCTCTAATAGGTTTAGGAATTGGTTCGCCCCAATGCAACCAATGTCTGGCCCAAGCAGAATTCGTTCCTTCAATACCAGACATTTCCATACACCAGTTAACAAAAGCAGAGCACCATGGTGTTTCGTCATTTGATTTTGCTAGATTACTTATGTTCTCAGTGCTTCTTAAATATTGAACAATTCTAGGATTATCAGCATTCTCATAAAACTCTCTTCTTCCAATTTCTCTAATTGCAATTTTTGTCCATGGAAAATCTTTAGGCTTGATTAAATTATCATTTTTTAAACTTAATAAATACTTTATTGATGTCCATCCTTTTTGTTGTTCATTTCCTGTAACTCTTAGAAAACCAATCCATTTTCCGTCTACTGAAACTTTATGGGCGTCAATAACATCTCCCTCAGAAAGAAATCCAATCGAGGGTGAATTTACTGAAGGAGTTTGCCTGATATTTAATGATATCGCAATTACAATAAATTTATTAATATCTTTTGATTTTAATATTTGCTAACGACAGTCTGTCTAAAAACCCTGAATATTATTATTTATTCTCAATCTGAAATATTCTAAATAGCTGTTTATTAATATTATACGTTTTACTGTTTTGTTAAAATAATTGTTTTTTAATAGTTTTTAGACAGTCTGACGATGGCAATATGAAATTTTGGGCATTTTGAAACACCAATCTTTCAATTTACCACACTGTTTATTTAATGTTAAAATGTTCATATTTAGCTCTTTCTGCCCAATTTTTTATATTGCGTGTTATGTAGCGTAATTTTTTATCTCGAAGACTATTTTGTTTTAAGTTTTTCCATTTCCATTTCAAGTCTTTCTAATTCTTTCTTAAAATCGTTAATTGATTTATTAAATTCTTTCTTTACTTTCAAAAACTCTTTTTGCGTTGAATTTAATTCTAATTCCTTTTCTTTAAGACTCTTATCAAATTTATCAAGTTCTTTTCTATACTCTTTAACATCTTGCTTACTTTCAATAAGGTCATCTGTCGTAGATGTTATAATTTTCTTTGCCTTATTCACATCTTGATATGCAGTGTCAATTTTAGCCTTTGATTGATAAGCATAATCAATTGCATTTTGAAGTGTTGCTGTCAATTCAATTATTTTATATTGTAAATTTATTACATCATCATTTATATCTTTTTTTGCTTTTTGTGTTGTTAAGAAAAAGCCAATTACCAATAATGCAACTAAAAGGCTTGCCAACTGAATAAATCGATTTTTTAATTTCGAAATATCTTTTTCAAGTTTTTCTTCAAATTTTTCCTTGATTTCCTTAATTTCCTTGATTTCTTTATTTTTAGAAATCTCATTGTTGGTTTCATTTTTTGTCATAGTGTTTAGTTTTATTTATGCTACATAACGTATGAATATAGTTACTATTACGTTTATTTTTTCTATATATGTGTGCTAAGGTAAATATATTTTACAATAATATAAAAATTTTTAATAAAATTAAAGAATAATAAAAAAACTGGAAAAATTTTCATTTTTGGTATTAAGAAGAATAAACGACTATGAAAACTAAAGGACTTACTATTTTCTTTGGAATAAGAAAACCAAAAGAAACAAAAGAAATGAAAAAATTTAAAAAGGTATTGAAGAAAGCTCAAAAAAAATACTTAGCTGATGAACGGGGGAAAATTAATAATTTATTATTTAAGTAGTTAACGGTTAGGCTAAAAATTGGCGGGCATTTCAACGCACCAATCTTTCAAACCGCTATGTGGTTTATTTAATGTAATTCGTTTCAAATTAGTACTTTCCGCCCGCTTGTTTTCGAACCTGTGTTATCGGCTGGGCTTATTTCGGTCGTCGCTATTTGTTTTGTCATTCTTTTTATGTCTTTGGTCTTTCAGCTACTTGATAATAATAACTAAAAGGTTTGTTATAGCTGAATATTTGTCTGTTTGATGGTTTTCCTATGATTTCTTTTTCCTCTTCTTCTAGTTTTCCTAAGTCTGAAATAAGCTTGTAGTAAAGTCTATTTCTAGTTCTGTCAAGTTCCTTTAATTGCTTAACAGAATATTTGTTGTTATTTAGTTCTTGAAATCCGTTTTTCCAACACATTTCATTTTCAATTTCAGAACAATTCCATAAATCAATCCTACCGATAGACATACCAATTAGCCGATGAATTGCTGATTCAGTGATGGTTCCATTACTAACTCGTTTGTCAGTTTTTATTGCATTTCTAATCTGGTTAACGACTTCTTTTTGTTTGTTTAGTTCTTTCTCTAAAGAATTTTTTCTAACTCTAATAAACCCATTAAAATGTAATTCATAACCTACAAAACCAACCCAGGGAAACCCTCCATTATTTACTTTATCCCATTTGTAAGGTCCTTTTGATTTTTCTTTCCAAAATGGAGCGAGCGTCATTACAGGAAGTTTTTCATTCTGCTTTTTTCGTTTTGAAATTAAATCCTGTTCTTTACAAAAACCATGAGGCACAAGCAATAATTCTTCTAAACCCTTTTTATAATCTTTTACTTTTGAATCGCATTTGTCTTTGTCGGGGTGCATAAGAATCATATCGTCACAAAACCTTACATAAAACAAATCATTTTCAATTAGTTTTCTGTCTGCATAATCTAATACAATATTCGAAATAAGACCTGAAAGAGCACCACCTTGAGGAATACCTATTCTTTCATTATAGATTATTGGAATTCTGTCAATTAGGGATAATATTTTGGTTTTCATTTTTTCAATAAAATTTGGCTTGGAATCAATAAATTTCAAACCATAATAATATTTTAAAGCCTTAAAGTCGTTCTGCACCCAACCAAATTCTCCTTTTGGAATATTATAATTATCCCAATAATCTCTATTTAGAGTGTAATCATTTAAAGGGGAAACATTATTATTAAAAGAATAACAATCTAAATATTTATAAAAAATTCTTTCAGGTGCAGATAAATCTAAATTTGGATTATCATACTTTGCTTTTTTTAGAAGTCTATCAAAAAGCTTAATAATTATTTTATGATTTACTGAATCATAAAACTTTTTCATATCACATTCTGCTACCCATAGAGGTGTTTCCTTGTGCTGACCTTTGTATTTTATAATCTCTTGGATTGCGTTGTGATGATTGACTATTATTTTTTTCTCATCCACCTTTTTTACATAACGAAATGCTAAAGAACAATTGTCAAAATATGAGTCGAATAATTGAGTTAGAAATTTATTTGTTAAACTTAGTATTAGTCTATCTTTAAGTGAAAACAAAGCAATTGGCCTGCAAATATTCTTTTCATCCTCTTTCAATTCAAATTTAGACTTTCTATCTTTTAGTTTAGGATAGATTGTTGGTTTGGAAATGAAATATTCTGAATTCTCTATTGATTGTTGAATATCCTTTATAAATGAGTTTAATTCTATT encodes:
- a CDS encoding TIGR02594 family protein: MDAHKVSVDGKWIGFLRVTGNEQQKGWTSIKYLLSLKNDNLIKPKDFPWTKIAIREIGRREFYENADNPRIVQYLRSTENISNLAKSNDETPWCSAFVNWCMEMSGIEGTNSAWARHWLHWGEPIPKPIRGCVVIFKRGSGGHVGFYLKQTETSIYVLGGNQDD